TATGCTCACGTAAAATCCGTATGTTACTATTTTTTTCGCCAGCAACCATAGATCATCATAGTTTTTTTCACCCAGAAGCCTGCCCCCCATAATGTTTCCAGCGGCCCCATATCCGTCGATAAAGAAGGCGGAGAAAAGCCATAGGTTTATCGCTATGGTATGGGCCCCAATGTATTTGTCCCCTAATGCAGTGGCTTCCCTAACTGCTAGAATTAAAGCCGTGTTTAGTGCCAAGGCCCTAACAAAGAGATTCAGGCTCATAACCACCAAACGCCCAAGTTCATGGTGGATAGGGAATTTTAGTACCAAGCTGATTTCCGTTTTTTTCCATAATAACCACAAGGCCATAATCGCCATAACAGTCTGTGAAATTAGGCTTGCCCAAGCTGCACCTTCTAAATACATAGGTGCTATAATGCCTTCTATTCCATAGACCAAAATGAAATCCAAAACTACATTAAGTACGGCTCCAGTTATCGCAATGACCATGGGCCAATAGGTGTTTTGAAGCCCCCTAAAGATGCCCATGACCGCAAACACGAACAGGGTAAGGGGAAAGCCCCATACCCTAATGGAGTAATAGCTGATACAATACTCCAAAATTTTCCCGGAGGCATTTAAAAGTTCAAAAATCTCTCGGATAACGAAAACCGTGGACAATAAAATCAAAAGACTCAGGGCTATATTTAGAAAGATAGCTTGCGCAGGCAATGTCTTGACCTCTTCCAATCTCCCAGCTCCCAAATATTGTGAGATTATTGCCGATATGGCACTTCTTGTCTGTCCCAAGACCCAAATGAGCATCGATAAAAAAGAGCCCACGATTCCGGCTGCAGCTAAGGATTCGAGTCCGTCCACCGGTATATTGCCTACGATGGCCGTATCCGTTATGGAAAGTAAGGGCTCTGCGATTCCCGCAACGGTGGCGGGTATGGCCAGGCTATTGATTCGTTTTAAGGTAACTGTAGATTTCAAAATGGTGTTATACTATAAGTTCATAACAATGAAAGGAATAGCTGCTCTGATTTGGAAAGTAAATATCCTCCAATTTTCTATATCCTCTTGCCTCGTAAAACCTTTGGTTTCGGCTGTTTTGGCTAAATGTGTCCAAACGTATCGAAATGAAATCATTTTGTTTGGCAAAATTTTCTGCAAAATCCATTAGTTGTTGGGCATATCCTTTCCCTTGATAATCCGGATGAATGGCCAACCTATGGAT
This window of the Maribacter cobaltidurans genome carries:
- a CDS encoding MATE family efflux transporter, with amino-acid sequence MKSTVTLKRINSLAIPATVAGIAEPLLSITDTAIVGNIPVDGLESLAAAGIVGSFLSMLIWVLGQTRSAISAIISQYLGAGRLEEVKTLPAQAIFLNIALSLLILLSTVFVIREIFELLNASGKILEYCISYYSIRVWGFPLTLFVFAVMGIFRGLQNTYWPMVIAITGAVLNVVLDFILVYGIEGIIAPMYLEGAAWASLISQTVMAIMALWLLWKKTEISLVLKFPIHHELGRLVVMSLNLFVRALALNTALILAVREATALGDKYIGAHTIAINLWLFSAFFIDGYGAAGNIMGGRLLGEKNYDDLWLLAKKIVTYGFYVSITLMAVSFFFYKPIGRLFSNEDLVLNTFYGVFYIIILGLPINTVAFVLDGVFKGLGEMKYLRNTLLVATFLGFVPILFLSRYFDWGLTGVWIAFTVWMFIRGAALVLKFRLKFRPLLQNA